From the Leucoraja erinacea ecotype New England chromosome 33, Leri_hhj_1, whole genome shotgun sequence genome, one window contains:
- the LOC129712791 gene encoding LOW QUALITY PROTEIN: UDP-glucuronosyltransferase 2A2-like (The sequence of the model RefSeq protein was modified relative to this genomic sequence to represent the inferred CDS: deleted 1 base in 1 codon): MGGLGWKSRSNVTFVLGIIFALSCPITQAARILVVPVDGSHWINMKILMEELIPRGHNITVLCFSTAWFIKERPDLYQTIIVQAQDNFVAPVRKEMMEKFVLMSLDRLQNGHSLWGNIMLQNVMVTIMYNFHSLYQNFNMAIFENKTLLNQLENANFDLILTDPIFATGPMLAYYLKVPLVYNIRWQINGEAHFLTAPSPLSYVPLPGSLLTDKMDFLQRTENVIHSVIQHLISEFMMYPLYNEFCHRYLGPDTDIKSILLRADVWLMRVDFVFEFPRPTMPNIVYIGGFQCKPARPLAAEFEEFAQSSGKHGLVVMSLGSIVDSLPMEITMKIVEALSQIPQKVIWRYDGETPPNIGNNTLLAKWIPQNDLLGHPNTRAFVSHGGTNGIYEAIYHGVPVIGMPLLFDQFDNLLKLESRGAAKVINIATMHSTDLLQTLNEVINGASYGDNMKRLSALHRDQPESPMERAVFWVEYVARHKGAGHLRSESHQLPWYAYYCVDVMIFLMSVLLLLTVLVVGTLKKLCLIALKKKQKIH; this comes from the exons ATGGGTGGTCTTGGATGGAAAAGCAGATCAAATGTCACATTTGTTCTCGGTATCATCTTCGCCCTGTCTTGTCCAATTACCCAAGCAGCTAGAATATTGGTCGTGCCTGTTGATGGAAGTCACTGGATCAACATGAAAATTCTAATGGAAGAGCTGATCCCTCGCGGCCACAACATCACTGTGCTTTGTTTCTCCACAGCCTGGTTCATCAAAGAGAGACCCGATCTGTATCAAACCATCATAGTTCAAGCACAAGATAATTTTGTAGCTCCTGTAAGGAAAGAAATGATGGAGAAATTTGTGCTAATGTCACTGGACAGGTTACAGAATGGTCACTCACTATGGGGCAACATAATGTTACAAAATGTAATGGTTACGATTATGTACAATTTCCATAGTCTTTATCAAAATTTCAACATGGCGATCTTTGAAAACAAAACCTTGTTGAATCAACTTGAAAATGCAAAC TTTGACCTAATACTCACAGATCCTATATTTGCTACTGGGCCAATGCTTGCATATTATTTAAAAGTGCCGCTGGTGTACAACATACGATGGCAGATCAATGGGGAAGCCCATTTTCTCACTGCCCCGTCACCACTTTCCTACGTCCCACTTCCTGGCTCACTTCTCACAGACAAAATGGATTTTCTCCAAAGAACAGAAAATGTCATTCACAGTGTAATTCAACACTTGATTTCTGAATTTATGATGTATCCACTTTATAATGAATTCTGCCATCGGTATCTGGGACCAGACACGGACATCAAGTCGATTCTCCTCAGAGCTGATGTGTGGCTGATGAGGGTGGATTTTGTGTTTGAATTCCCAAGACCCACCATGCCAAACATTGTGTACATCGGAGgcttccagtgtaaaccagcacggcctctggcagcagagtttgagGAGTTTGCCCAAAGCTCAGGGAAACATGGACTTGTTGTAATGTCATTGGGTTCCATTGTCGACTCTTTACCAATGGAGATTACAATGAAAATAGTAGAAGCTTTATCTCAAATCCCCCAGAAGGTTATCTGGAGATATGATGGTGAGACCCCTCCCAATATAGGGAATAATACACTGCTGGCAAAATGGATCCCTCAGAACGACCTGCTGGGTCACCCCAACACACGGGCCTTTGTTTCACACGGAGGCACCAATGGGATTTATGAAGCCATCTACCATGGGGTGCCAGTGATCGGCATGCCTCTGCTTTTTGACCAGTTTGACAATCTACTAAAGCTTGAATCCCGAGGAGCAGCAAAAGTGATCAACATTGCAACCATGCACTCCACAGATCTGTTGCAGACACTCAACGAGGTGATAAACGGCGCATCTTATGGGGACAACATGAAGAGACTCTCCGCTCTCCATCGGGACCAGCCAGAGTCGCCAATGGAGAGAGCCGTTTTCTGGGTTGAGTACGTTGCCCGACACAAAGGGGCAGGGCATTTGCGCTCAGAATCCCACCAACTCCCCTGGTACGCTTACTATTGTGTAGATGTGATGATCTTTCTGATGTCTGTGTTACTCCTGCTCACTGTGTTGGTGGTTGGAACACTGAAGAAACTTTGTCTTATTGCACTGAAGAAAAAGCAAAAAATTCATTAA